The genomic DNA tAAATAGATTTATCAGTCCCACATCTTATGAAACACATAGCAAGTGAATAAATCTTCCTCAATAACTCACACATCATCATAAAACCAAactcataaattaataaaaaacgaaaaaggaaaaattgtgtAGCTAGTCTACATTGAGATTTGGTTCCTTTTCTTTGATATGATATCCTCATTTACCTACAGTTTCAAGAAGACCTTCCAAACCGCTTCTCCATACACATAAAACACTAGCtcttactttaaaaaatagataaagacctaaaaataatgaaaagaaatatgagATCCTACATCATGTCTTCCTGAAAAATACAGATGCACGCACACCTACACATGAAGGCGGGAAGGAAgctttcacacacacacacacacacacatgtaaGTGACAGGTAGATACAATACAGAGAAAGCAAGATATGTGATCAAGGTAGCTCCAAAATAGGATTCTAATGACATCAGTAGGACGTAAATGTACAAATAAATGAAGCAAACTCTACCTGGAGATGGTAAAGAATCTCATGATTTAGAGGAAGCTTTCCATCAACCACAAGATCAAGATAACCACGTATTTCTCTCAGTCGTGCATCCAAACCCTTCAAGGCTGCTAGTTTTCCAGTGACCTCTGTTGTAAGAGACAAAAGAGAACTGGTGGtcattcctttcttctttttttcacatAGTTGTGACACTTGTGAGAGAAGCTTCAACTTTCAGATATTTCTAAACTTGATGCAAAAGAGTCAACAACTTAAAGTAAGAAAATTCAGGAGGACAGAACCTCTGTTGCAAGAGTGCTAATGGTCGTATCCTTCACATCCCTAAGCAAGTGCTCAACTCCTAGGGAAAGGTGACACATGAAGTTAATTACTGAAGGTTCAAAAAGGTAAATAATTCATGATAAAGTCAATTTGCATCTTCAAGTTCAGAATACGGAAAGGGAAAAAAGCATTGCTAAGAGGAAAATAAGAAGCTTTTCGGCTCATGACATACCAATTTCCTCAACTTCATGAGCAGCAATTTCAGATGGGACATGGACAAAAACCTTCTGGCTTTTCTGGGTAGCATTCTGTAACCATAAGCAAGCATTAGAGTAAACCAACAAGTCATTTTAATGAAATGTCTTAGACAGTAAGTCAGCAAGATTCAAGCTGAATAAAATGTAACTGATCAATCACGCACCAGCTAAATAAGAAAACATTAATGATGTTCTTAGTTCTTACCTCTTTCACTTCCTCAACAGCATAATAAGCCTTGGTGGGAATTCCTAGCTCCTTTGGTTGGACATCAATAATGACTAAGACAGGATTGGGAACATAGCTGCAAAACCAAAGAGAAACTGATTAATCACACCGACCAGATGAAGGAAAATCAATTTCCATTGTTAGAAATGTCAATATATTTGATGATCCAAGATCACGAGCTCATTTATTCAGTTCTATCTTTTTACCGATAACAATTCATTCAAGTTCTTATCTTTTGGCCAATTATTGTACTGAATGAAACTTAGATGGGCATCACGCTACACAAAATCATTGTTTATTTAGTTGCGAGAAACATGAAGCCGAGGAAAAGATAGAGATTAACATATTGAAAACCAATAATGTCCGTTTCTCATCTCAAGGTTCAGGCTTTAAAAGGTGACTCAATATTCAACTTCAGATCAGTTTCTTGGcctatttatttatgtttaattatcatatagaaattaaggaaaatcAGCATGAGCTTGTGAAGAAcaccatgaaaaaaatgaaacaattcCTTCACAGATTGTTGCATCTATTTCCCACCAATTAGTCCACAGAAATGCAAAAAATTTCAGATAAAGCTCCCTATACCAACATGGCCAAATCTCTAGTGCTACATCATTCCAAGAAGTTCCCAAAGAAACTACCGAAGAACAATACATAACCAAGCAGGAGAAaaaaaggaccaaaccttacaaAGCTCTTTGACAATGAAAAAGATGATTTACTAGTTACACAAGCTCAAGCATATAGAACAATTATGGAACATTATTACAAATCATAATAATGTTTCTCAGGAGTAAGATGTAGTTCCACTGACACAAAAATTACAAGGATGCTTCTTAAGAATCAGATCAAGCTTCACTAATATATCAGTTGCAAAATAAGCTTTCCAGAATAAGATTAAATTTCAGTAATTAATCGTTTATAAGAATCAAGATCCATGAGCTTACTCATGGAACAGTCCGTGAATATCTAGGTCATTCTCCCGCAGTTTTGGTCCTGTGCTGTACCATCCAACCACGTGCTCCTTGGCTGAAACAAATCATAAATTCCCATAAGAAATCGCCCATAAAAATTGTAAGCGAGACCTCATCATTTACGAAAAATAATACCATTTATTCTCTTGAACATGGAAAACATTGATTCATGATAGTTGTGGTCAAGAAACCATATGCTTGGGTCCTTGTCATCTTCTTCAAAGGGCACTGCAAACACAACACCCTACTATTTAGCAACAGCCAATAATTGACAATTCTTGTACCCTCTTAACAATGCCAATACTATAAACCCTAACCCTCCGCTTGGTGCCCAAGAAAACTAaggaatggaaaagaaaattatcaatataCTCTTTGTGGCTGTggtcccaaaaattaaaaacaaaataagaaaattatgaaaCCAAGACAAGCAATTAATCATGTAAAGTTGAGTGCCGAATTTCAATCATTAGCTGCGTCTTAAATGTtcgttttcttttatttttccacaTTTTCTGAGCAACCAAACGGACCATAAAATTTCAGATCTAAACAGAATGAAGAAAGGTAGCTGGAGGTTTAGAATTGAACCTGCGTAACTGTTAGTGACATCAACAGTTCCTTTGAAAGAACTACCGAGTAGAACTCCGATGACTCGTTTTCGAGTGTCTTTGGCGACTCGGTTGTAGTTGTCGACGATGCTGAGAAGCACCAGAGGATGGACTATGACCTTCTCGATCGGTCTGGATGATATCTGCTGCGTCTTAATCACGTCCATCGGTATTTCGATTCAACGGCGGAGATCAGTCCGTACCCAAGCCCTAGCCCTCGGTCTCTCTCTTCTTCGACTCTCCAGAATGCCCTTGTGCTTCTTGCGATTCTCGCTTCATGAAAATTCAGAATACAGGCAAAACCCACCGCACAAGAAACCTTTTCCAAAGCTCCGCACTGGGCCACCCGGCTGCGCTCAGGTATGGGCCAGTGCATTCTGGGCCTAACCAACCCATCACCCATGGCCCACTTTTGTTCAAATCTTAAAAGCATCCAAATTTCCTCTGGTTTaacaatttatctttttttatttctattttttttcatatctttcCAGTGCtctttaattatgaatatttcccctttttttattttttttattgttacaCATTgacattaaaataattgaaataaaactTTTCAACCATGATCATTTATCACCATTTAGATTGACTCTTTGAAAgccaaaatctttatttttattttgatattttaattaaaatattttaacttaaaaaaattgttcaaaaagaaaactagaataaTGTTACCCTTTAAAAGCCTGTGTCTTTTATTGTGCCTAGAAATTATTTCATGtcataaaatttttgtatatcAAAACCTTCTTATTCCAACTTTTggttaaaactaaaatatgagAAGTTATTCCAaatgtaattaaataaattttcctttattgtattTCTACCCTTCCATTTTATCCTTCTATCACTCTCTCTTCTAAGCCTTTCCGAGAGCCCAACTAGGCTTTGGGAGATGGTTAAAACCTCTTGCTCAAATGAGGCCACATGAGAAAtccattaaaatttattgaggGTGCCCACGCAAAAACTAATGTGTATTTCCTGAGCTCACATATTTCTCATCAAAATTTATTGAGGGTGTCCATGCTAACTAAATTTAAAAGTCACAGCTTTTTCTAAACTCACATGCAGCATTGAAACAACTCAAGGAGTAACCTTTGAACAGGTTGTGACATCAAACCGAATAGCCAATGTCCAAATACCTAATCTCAAGTTCTCAGAGCTTGTGAGACTGTTCCACCATGACAGAATGATGGGATTGCTAATGAGACATAATGTTTTGCTAATTGATTCCAGGAGTTAAGGTGATTGTTTGGGACCGGGGCGAAGAGACAACAAACCCTTGCCTGTCATATATACTGAAAAAACACTACCGACAAATCCTGCTCTAAATACGACATTGGTGAAGAAACACAAGTAGTTCCCTCATCGAGTAACCTAATCAGTGAAGAATCACTCAATGCTATTATCAAAAGTTCCATGGAGGCTCCCAAGAAGTAGGAACTGAGGAAGCAGTCGGATTTGTTAAGTAAACCGTGGCTCTTAACCACATCTAGCCTTCGAGCCTCTACTTTAGCAGCTGCCATCTCATACAAAACTGTATGGACTATGGAAGAAACTGGCAATGCTAGAGAGCTTGAAATCCCATCAACAGGCCCAAGATGGAGAAACTGAGGAAGCAACCAAAATATTTGCTTGCTCAAAAACGCAAGTGTTTCCAATGGAGATCACAACCCCAAAAATTATGAAGGTCACCCATGTTGGTACAACTTCAATGTGGCCAGTTAAGGCAATCTCCCCACTTTAATCCCTCACTTTCAAATCTCCTGGCACTCCAACAGTGAACACTCTTGCAGCAAAAGAAGACGCAAGTGGATCCCAGGAATCCCCCTTCATTCTAGTCAGGTTTCAcgcaaagaaaaaggaaagaccACAAGAAAGAGACTTCACCTATCAGCTATCTGCTCTCACCTTTATCGCACCGGTTGGCTGATGGGTGAGCGACTTGGGCTGCTGTGCGGGAGAAATGTGCCCATTCTTGATTGGTAAAGCAGTTTTGTGCAGAGGAGGGCGGTCGACAGCATTTCCAGCAGCCTCAGAGGGAGCAGGAACTGCTGCTAGAAGTTTGGGGCATGGCATGGCATTCTTAGAGCAAACAGGAGATGAGGAGGCAAGTACAGCGTGCCCAAAATGTGGTTGCCACTCACAAGGAGCACCTAGCTGGTTGATCCAGACATGATTGTAGACGCATGCCGGGCTCACTCTTCTTGGTCGGAGCATACAATAGTACTGTCAACAGGAACAGTTCCTGTACAGTTCCAGGCCCTCAAATCCACATGGAAATTGTGCATACAATTATTTTGGTTTCCTCGACCTCTCACTCCGCAAAGTCTCCATCTATGCTGCTCTTGTTGTACTAAAGTTTGGCTTGGCAATACAATGACAACGTCATCTAAGCACCTGCGCATCAACCATACAAGAAAACATGGATAGAGTTTTTTGTAACCCATAAACCACACTAAATTCTACTGCACAAAGCATCATAACTGAGTACCACGTAAAGCACAATGCAGTTTTTTAAGCTACAACTTAACATGGCAGTTTCTCTcttattctctttatttatatGTCCCACAGGCTGATAGACTAGGCCACAGAGACAACCAATGATACAGGTGGGGTTGAACAACTGTCACCAAATTGAAATTGGGAACCTCGCTTGGTGCCATGCAGAGTTAATGCCAGATATGCCTGAAAATCTATGTTTTGGGTTCTTATAGATGAGTTTTCTTGAATAAGTCAACGAGAGAGGACGGAGTGGGTGTCAGAAGAGAAGAGAACCTGAGCCCCAGGGTCTGTTGCCCAAGCTGAACACCAAAGTACTATTTTTCATAGAGCTGACTAGCTCCCTTGGAGGGCTGTGGAATGTCTTGGACATGGAGGGCACAAAGATTCTGAACACTGTTTTAACTTGTGAGTGGAGTCAGTGGACTACCCTTCGGTTTAGCACATCTATACAGACATAACCAGCTCAAGAACAGAAGTGTTGCAGACAGCATAACTAATGCTGGAACCCCAAACTAACAGACCATGACTTTATATATGCAAGAgcacaacctccaatcactggGAGAAGGGTCATAAGAAAGGAGCCAACATTTTGTCAAGGCACCTTCCTTTTCATATCAATTTGATCACTGGGTGTTTGGATTTTTCCTTGTTCAGTAAAGAATGATCCTAAGGAGGTTATATGACCAGATATCCCAACAGCTATAAGGGCTAATGCTGTACAGAACAGGACTCCTTGGGTGTTGCCAATGCATTCTGGCTGGTATAAACTACAGGTCCCTGTTGTATTAGAAAGAACAGGTGGTGTTGACCTTGCCAAGAAGCTGAGTCCCTGCAGACAGAAGAAATGGCTTAAATAGAAGAAATTCCACTAACAGCAAGTCTTTCAATAATGGAATAAATAGGGGTTGAATTAGTTGGATAAATAAGTGAGACTACAACAGTGTTATTGACTGTGGGCCTAGGCACAATAACAAAGCATTATATCCTAACTACTTAAGTCAGGTAGATAAATCTTTCTTCAACATTCAGGTCTATCCAAGATCATAATAGAAGCTATCACTTCACATGGTGTGACTTAAAGTAATCTAAATGACATGCTCTTCCAATAATATCAAATTAGGTATGCGCCCTCTAATTCTGTATACATGCATAGCACATGCCACCTGTATTATTACAAACctataaagttttattttgatttccaTTACAATGGGGCAAACCAACAACAGGGCCACCTCCATGACTTCCTAAAATGAAGTGCCAGCAAAATTAGGACTCCAAGAATGATAAGGATATGTTTTTCATAGGACTATAGTGACAGAGATAATCAAgcattaaatatttataacactTTAACCATAGATGGAGTCAACAAATTGTCCTACCTATGGACATTTGTTGTAGAACACTTTAGCCCCCACATTTCTAAGTAGTGAACACTAGAAAGATAAATTTAACTCCAGATGCTGGGCCAGAGACTCCTTTCAAACATAATGCAGCTTTAAAATGTTCCATATGCAGATACATGTTTTGACTAACTCAGTTGGTCTACCCAACTATGATGCTACATTTGTCCCACCGAGGCAGCAGTTGGTCTACCCAAAAAAAACAGTCCAAggtttatttcaaatattatgaACTCATATGGGAATCTTTATCATGAGGCCTACCAGTTGTAAATTTCGTTGGTTGGTCAATGATAATGTAAGGCAGCTTTAAAAAGCCAGAACATTCAAAATCCCTTTCTTCATTGTCAAAACTGTGACACAGATGCTTGGTTTTGGCTAATTAAAAGCATGTTCAtccatttgaaaaaatgaagctatggaaaacaaaacataaacaaGTTTGAATGCTACATGACACCATGATTGAATAACCGTATTTTGATTAGATTCTTAAACACTCCCTGATCATTCTTCCTGTTTTCCCTACTGAATGGGACTAAATATAGAAAAACTACATAAACTATTTTGGTGTAGTTTATTATAATCAAAGCAAATGGCATAAATGATTCAATATCATTCAtacaaaattctcaaaaaaagaGGGAGGATCTAGAAACTTACAAGGCTATAGGCAAGACTCGAGAACAAGATCATCCAATAGTCACTCATGAAAGCAACAAGGAAGGTCATGCCTAAAGGCATTATGATTGCAGCGCCCAAGAACAATGTCGACAATAGGAGCTGCAGATGTGAACACAAGCATCCAAACATTTGTTAAGGATGCCATCACCACCCACATGGCATACCCGCTAGTATATCAGCTCATACAAGAACCACCATGTATACAcaagaaacaaaatggaaaaacaaTGAATGAATAATTTACAAACCTCTTGTTTTTGCTCTGCCATTTGCACAAAGCAATTGCTCAAATACCACATGCATTATATTTTCACACACTCGTTGTCAAAACAGCTTTCTATTAATATGACTCAGCTTACGCCAATTGGAATTGGGATCAATTAATTTCCAGGGGCATCTTTGTTGACAAGGAGATGCCCGCAAGTGTTTTACTTTGAACCCTTCATTAGATGGGCTAAAACCAATTGCTGACTTATGAAAAAACGAAAGGCAGTTCAATAACCCATGAAAAAGCTGCCAAGGGCAGATTTCACCTCTGCTTTCTGTtgaacaacaaaaaattttgttttaaaaaaagagttaaaaacAGAATTTGTAGAAAATGGTAGGAGAAGCCACTCAAGTTGCAATCACAGCACTAACAGTAAAAAGAATAAGTTCCAAGCACAGATGAGCTAAGAAGAATAGAAGATGTATTaatgttaaatttaaaaaaaaaaatcactcagACATTGAAAAAGAGACCTACCTCCAAGAATGGGTGACACTCTGAATCACTCCAAGAATACAGATCTTTAGCTTGAGCAAACTGGAATTATTCTGCATATAGATAATGAGGGAGCACAACAGATTGCAGAAGAAATCAGATAACAGGTTTTGAGGGGAACTGGGTTTGGTGAATTTTGTACTAAAAGAGGGATCATAGAAGAAATTTCCAGGCGACTTGGGGGAGGAATGCATCCATAGGAAGAAAATAGGAGTCTCCAGCTAACTTCCTCTAGCCCCCAAGATACCGTCCCCCTGACACCAGAGCCATCTGTGTGCTTGCCATCACTTAGGATGCTATTATTGTTGTTGAACATCTGACCATTGCCATATGCCACTTGATTAATGTTATTAAAGATTCATGCAATAATTTGATGGGATAAACTGTCCTGAAAATGTTCAAGAGTGTACAGGcaaatgataataacaataataaaaaatcacgGTTTTTTACAAGTTTGTTTTAGGAGAAAAAACCATTGGTGCTAACGTGCTGAGATTAGAGGGTGCATTCGTGAGAACAGAAGAGGAGCTTAACTGCATTGTGATTCAAAAATTGCTTGGAATTACATCTTTTCTGATACAATATATCTGAGGGCGATGAAAAGAAGAcccaaattcaacaaaatttcaaaaagcaGCTCCTAGCTTAGATTATAAAACCGAAACTGCACCTGAGAAATTGGAGCTTTCCCACACTTCAATCCCTTCGACATCTTCTCTACTAATAAATAGCCTATCACCACCACCTTCCATTTTCGCTATGGTACCCCTCTCTAAATCATCCAACTTATCAACATAATTCCTCCTATAAGACCCTTCAGAAACCATATTCTCCCTCTCCTCCTCTGTTTCTTTATCCTCTACTTGAGACCAAACCTCTAGGCCTCCTCCTCGCGCAACAAAAACTTGCTTTCTGTAACAATGTATCACACTGCTGCTGTCACCTCCACCCTTATGTGCCATGCTAGGGTTATTGTCTCTCAAATACACCCACGGGTCTTCTCCTAATTTACGCAAATCTGCCATTCCTACATCCCCCGATTGGGAGCAAACCTTGAACATGGTTGACTCATCCGCATCCACGTCCACATCAGCGAACGAATCCCCAAACCTACAGCTTCGCCCCGACCCTGGCTCGGTCGTCTCCCAAACCACCTCGCCGGACCTAGGGTCCCACAGCCTGATACAGCCCGAGTACCCGAACGCACCTGAAGTGACGGCACTGGCAAAGATGAGGCTGGAGCTTGGCATGTAAGTCAGTTTTCCGGCACCCATGGTCTTCATGGAATTGCCGGACTGGCGACCAATTTCCGACACGACCTGGAGCGTGGACTTGTCAATTACGAGGATGCAATTCTCTTTGTGACGACAATAGAACGACGCATATACAGAATTTGGAGAGTCTGCGATCGCGGACACCAGAGCCTTGTATATCCTAGGATCGGAGGGATCAGTCCAGTGCGCAGACGCTACATGACGTCCGCCGGATATGTCGTATATGTGAAGCCCAGCCGCAGTATCCGATCCAACGGCGGCTACATCCGGCCAGAGGCGGCGGATGGATGTGATATCGTTGATGTGAGTCCGAATAGTGCCGGCATGGGCCAAATTGCAATCATAGGCGGAGATCTGACCGCCATGAGCAATCCACAAGGAACCGTCACCGGCACCAGCAGTGAAAGCAGAGGGAAGGCCATCAGAGGCAGGACGGATGGTGGCGACAACAGAGGTGTCGATCCCGGAGAGGGGAGGGGGCAACATGGCAGATTTGAGACGAGACTCGATGCCGTAGTAGAGGGCTTCATCGGTGAGTTCTTGCTTGGAGAATCGGCGAGCGGTGGAGGGAATACGATTGGTTCGAAGGACAGAGAGAAGGACGGAGAAGATCTCAGGGTCACGGTCGATGAAAACGGGGTTGGAGTCGTCGATGGGGCGGGCGGAGAGGGCTTGAAGGAGTGAATCAGGGCCGCCGGAGCGAATAGTAGAAATAGTGGTCTCGAAGAGTTTGCCACCGACGTTGAGCTTGATTCGGTCGTGAGGACGATGGGCAGCTCCAAAATAGGGGTTTCCGTCCTCCATTTCTAGGAAGACGGCGTGCGTGTAGGCCAAAGGTTTTGATCTGGTAAAGACCCTTCTTGCTTGGTACTTGGTAGGTATTCACAATTGACTCGCCTTAGGATTTGCAGTTGAGAGTGAAGATTACAGGGAAAGGGATTGGGATTGCGTGGAGTCTAGGATCCTAATTGCCAAACCGCATTCTATTTTTGGGTAAATTTACTCCACTCCCAACTCCCTTGTGTTCATGCTTCTAACCATATTATCAGCCAAAAACATTTTACTTCTTCATCCATTTTTGGAAAGTTCAACTCGAggagaaattaaaataagaaatttcagCACAACCCTATAATTAAAAGGaatagaaattaagaaaatacaaagttcTTCTCACTTCTGCATAAgcagtttttaatttaaaaaaaaaaaaaaaaaaactcttt from Vitis riparia cultivar Riparia Gloire de Montpellier isolate 1030 chromosome 8, EGFV_Vit.rip_1.0, whole genome shotgun sequence includes the following:
- the LOC117920106 gene encoding 26S proteasome non-ATPase regulatory subunit 7 homolog A; translated protein: MDVIKTQQISSRPIEKVIVHPLVLLSIVDNYNRVAKDTRKRVIGVLLGSSFKGTVDVTNSYAVPFEEDDKDPSIWFLDHNYHESMFSMFKRINAKEHVVGWYSTGPKLRENDLDIHGLFHDYVPNPVLVIIDVQPKELGIPTKAYYAVEEVKENATQKSQKVFVHVPSEIAAHEVEEIGVEHLLRDVKDTTISTLATEVTGKLAALKGLDARLREIRGYLDLVVDGKLPLNHEILYHLQDVFNLLPNLNVAELIKAFAVKTNDMMLVIYLSSLIRSVIALHNLINNKMLNKEHEKAEDAKPAAVPAVAGS
- the LOC117920103 gene encoding BTB/POZ domain-containing protein At3g09030, giving the protein MEDGNPYFGAAHRPHDRIKLNVGGKLFETTISTIRSGGPDSLLQALSARPIDDSNPVFIDRDPEIFSVLLSVLRTNRIPSTARRFSKQELTDEALYYGIESRLKSAMLPPPLSGIDTSVVATIRPASDGLPSAFTAGAGDGSLWIAHGGQISAYDCNLAHAGTIRTHINDITSIRRLWPDVAAVGSDTAAGLHIYDISGGRHVASAHWTDPSDPRIYKALVSAIADSPNSVYASFYCRHKENCILVIDKSTLQVVSEIGRQSGNSMKTMGAGKLTYMPSSSLIFASAVTSGAFGYSGCIRLWDPRSGEVVWETTEPGSGRSCRFGDSFADVDVDADESTMFKVCSQSGDVGMADLRKLGEDPWVYLRDNNPSMAHKGGGDSSSVIHCYRKQVFVARGGGLEVWSQVEDKETEEERENMVSEGSYRRNYVDKLDDLERGTIAKMEGGGDRLFISREDVEGIEVWESSNFSGAVSVL